In Caldicellulosiruptor morganii, the following proteins share a genomic window:
- a CDS encoding thiamine diphosphokinase: MRAVIISSGNVEDRGFYEEYIENADFLVCCDGGANIAYKYNFLPDLIVGDFDSVDGSVLEYFRNKNVKILEYPCEKDKTDTQIAVEILAEKGFDEIVMLSCTGKRIDHVLANITLLYYLLERNISSFIVDRNNMITMTKDKIKIEGKKGCILSLLPYTKTVRGISTKGLYYVLKDGSMEFGNPYGISNVIIEDEAIVEVKEGVLLVILSND; the protein is encoded by the coding sequence ATGAGAGCAGTTATTATCTCAAGTGGCAATGTAGAAGACAGGGGTTTTTATGAAGAATATATTGAAAATGCAGATTTTTTAGTTTGTTGTGATGGGGGCGCGAATATTGCATACAAGTACAATTTTTTGCCAGACTTAATAGTGGGAGACTTTGACTCTGTTGATGGAAGTGTTCTGGAATATTTTAGAAACAAAAATGTGAAGATTCTGGAATATCCGTGTGAAAAAGACAAAACCGATACACAGATTGCTGTTGAAATTTTAGCAGAAAAAGGATTTGATGAAATTGTCATGCTTTCCTGCACAGGGAAAAGGATAGACCATGTGTTAGCAAATATAACACTTTTATACTACCTTCTTGAGCGCAATATAAGTAGTTTTATTGTTGATAGAAATAACATGATTACAATGACAAAAGATAAAATAAAGATCGAAGGGAAAAAAGGATGTATTTTATCTTTGCTACCATATACCAAAACTGTAAGAGGCATTTCAACAAAAGGATTGTATTATGTACTAAAAGATGGTAGCATGGAGTTTGGCAATCCTTATGGTATATCAAATGTTATTATAGAAGATGAAGCAATTGTTGAAGTAAAAGAGGGAGTATTATTGGTAATATTATCAAATGATTAA
- a CDS encoding GlsB/YeaQ/YmgE family stress response membrane protein — translation MIGFIMTLIVAAIAGYIGDALTKYKMPGGFIGAMIAGLVGSWIGAYIPFFRRLGPVIAGIPIIPTILGAAIFIFILGLFRKGAEEVTKS, via the coding sequence ATGATTGGATTTATAATGACCCTGATTGTTGCAGCAATTGCAGGTTATATTGGTGATGCGCTGACCAAATACAAGATGCCTGGCGGCTTTATTGGAGCCATGATTGCAGGGCTTGTTGGTTCCTGGATTGGTGCATATATTCCATTTTTCAGAAGGTTAGGACCTGTTATTGCCGGGATTCCTATTATTCCAACTATACTTGGTGCAGCAATATTTATATTCATACTGGGACTTTTCAGGAAAGGTGCTGAAGAGGTAACCAAATCATAA
- a CDS encoding ABC transporter ATP-binding protein: MASVRLKGVYKRYPGGVTAVSDFNLDIEDKEFIVLVGPSGCGKTTTLRMIAGLEEITEGEIYIGDRLVNDVPPKDRDIAMVFQNYALYPHMTVFENMAFGLKLRKFPKDEIKRRVHEAAKILGIEHLLDRKPKALSGGQRQRVALGRAIVREPKVFLMDEPLSNLDAKLRVQMRAELSKLHKRLGTTFIYVTHDQTEAMTMGTRIVVMKDGFIQQVDTPQVLYEQPANLFVAGFIGSPQMNFIESRIEQKDKSLYVVFGNNAIKLPEGKAKKVEELGYVGKEVILGIRPEDLHDEEIFLQTAQDAVVDADVDVVEMLGSETLLYVVVEGLNLVARVDPRSKAKSGDRIKLAFDVNRIHLFDKETEKAIVH, from the coding sequence GTGGCAAGTGTAAGATTAAAAGGTGTTTACAAAAGATATCCTGGTGGTGTTACTGCTGTTTCAGATTTTAACCTTGATATTGAAGACAAGGAATTTATAGTTCTGGTTGGTCCGTCTGGTTGTGGTAAAACAACAACTCTTAGAATGATTGCAGGGCTTGAAGAAATTACAGAGGGCGAAATCTATATAGGGGACAGGCTGGTAAATGATGTTCCTCCAAAGGACAGAGATATTGCAATGGTTTTCCAGAACTATGCTTTGTATCCACATATGACTGTATTTGAAAACATGGCATTTGGTCTTAAACTGAGAAAGTTTCCAAAAGATGAGATAAAAAGACGAGTTCATGAAGCTGCAAAAATTCTGGGTATTGAACACCTGCTTGACAGAAAGCCAAAGGCTCTGTCCGGTGGTCAGAGGCAGAGAGTTGCACTTGGACGTGCGATTGTCAGAGAGCCAAAGGTGTTTTTGATGGATGAGCCGCTTTCAAACCTGGACGCAAAACTCAGAGTCCAGATGAGAGCTGAGCTTTCAAAACTTCACAAGAGACTGGGAACAACATTTATTTATGTTACACATGACCAGACAGAAGCTATGACAATGGGTACAAGAATTGTTGTTATGAAAGATGGATTTATCCAGCAGGTAGACACACCGCAGGTATTGTATGAGCAACCTGCAAACTTATTTGTTGCTGGTTTTATTGGTTCACCGCAGATGAACTTCATTGAGTCAAGGATTGAGCAAAAGGACAAGAGCCTTTATGTTGTATTTGGAAACAATGCAATAAAACTTCCGGAAGGAAAGGCTAAAAAGGTTGAAGAGCTTGGCTACGTTGGTAAAGAGGTAATACTGGGTATCAGACCGGAAGATTTACATGATGAGGAGATATTCCTGCAAACAGCTCAGGATGCTGTTGTTGATGCAGATGTTGATGTTGTTGAGATGCTTGGTTCAGAAACACTCCTGTATGTGGTTGTTGAGGGGCTTAACCTCGTTGCAAGAGTTGATCCAAGGTCAAAGGCAAAAAGCGGCGACAGGATCAAACTTGCGTTTGATGTTAATAGAATTCACCTCTTTGATAAAGAGACAGAAAAGGCTATTGTTCACTAA
- a CDS encoding PucR family transcriptional regulator yields the protein MMTQKVIDVLEQAKDIIDDEFGYIEADGRVVYSSNPLSQNRINTVAIDMIKMDTDLEIFEGRTYKVYRGQTDTYVLYINNTEPHAEKLLDMLNLVVMKAKEPASAYDKKLFIKNLLYDNILPGEIYTKARELHIATGATRVVFAIYIPNAKEIKDINIAEILTSIFPKSTKDFIIQLDNNIIVFIKELKPGSGDEDAYKVARIILDTLNSELLLKAYIGIGSVVDDIKELSMSYKEAEAALKIGYIFEKDKYIVSYHKLGLGRLIYQMPTKLCEMFLEEVFKDVKLSDFDPELIQTVEMFFECNLNVSETARQLYIHRNTLVYRLDKIERMIGLDLRKFEDAIIFKMAMLVNQYLEYTKGNITF from the coding sequence ATGATGACACAGAAGGTTATTGATGTATTGGAGCAGGCAAAGGATATTATAGATGATGAATTCGGATATATAGAAGCTGATGGAAGAGTTGTTTACAGTTCAAATCCACTTTCTCAGAACAGAATCAACACAGTTGCAATTGACATGATAAAGATGGACACCGATCTTGAAATCTTTGAGGGACGCACATATAAAGTTTACAGAGGGCAAACAGACACATATGTGCTGTATATAAACAATACAGAACCACATGCTGAAAAACTTCTGGACATGCTAAACCTTGTTGTGATGAAGGCAAAAGAACCGGCTTCTGCCTATGATAAAAAGCTATTTATAAAGAATCTCCTGTACGACAATATCTTGCCTGGCGAGATTTACACAAAAGCAAGAGAACTTCATATCGCCACAGGTGCTACAAGAGTTGTTTTTGCTATTTATATTCCAAATGCAAAAGAAATCAAGGATATCAACATTGCAGAGATTTTAACAAGTATCTTTCCAAAAAGTACAAAGGATTTCATTATACAACTGGATAATAACATAATTGTTTTCATAAAAGAGTTAAAACCGGGGTCTGGTGACGAAGATGCGTACAAGGTGGCAAGGATTATACTTGATACCCTAAACTCTGAACTTCTTTTGAAAGCATATATTGGGATTGGTTCTGTTGTTGATGATATTAAAGAGCTTTCAATGTCATACAAAGAGGCTGAAGCAGCGCTTAAGATTGGTTATATCTTTGAAAAGGACAAGTATATAGTAAGTTATCATAAGCTTGGGCTTGGAAGGCTTATATATCAAATGCCAACCAAGTTATGTGAGATGTTTTTAGAAGAAGTGTTCAAGGATGTGAAGCTTTCTGACTTTGATCCAGAGCTTATTCAAACTGTTGAAATGTTCTTTGAATGCAATTTGAATGTCTCTGAAACAGCAAGGCAGCTTTACATCCATAGAAATACATTGGTCTACAGGCTTGATAAAATTGAGAGAATGATAGGTCTGGATTTGAGAAAATTTGAAGATGCTATTATCTTCAAGATGGCTATGCTTGTAAATCAGTATCTTGAATATACAAAAGGGAATATCACATTTTAA
- the ftsE gene encoding cell division ATP-binding protein FtsE, translated as MVKFINVSKKYPNGVLALSDVTLTIDKGEFVFLVGSSGAGKSTLIKLLLKEIDPTEGEIIVGEYNLNKLPKKEIPYYRRKIGIVFQDFRLLPNKTVYENVEFAMQITGAPSKLIRRQVPFVLSLVGLAHKAKCYPHELSGGEQQRVALARAIVNKPTLLIADEPTGNLDPDTSWEIMKLLEDINKRGTTVLVATHAKEIVDSMRKRVVAIDRGKIVKDQPKGVYSYEASDAQVLLQRWI; from the coding sequence ATGGTAAAATTTATAAATGTGAGCAAAAAGTACCCCAATGGTGTACTTGCGCTCAGTGATGTGACCTTAACAATTGATAAAGGTGAATTTGTCTTTTTAGTAGGTTCAAGTGGAGCGGGTAAATCTACATTAATAAAACTGCTTTTAAAAGAGATTGATCCGACTGAAGGAGAAATAATTGTCGGGGAGTACAATTTAAATAAGCTTCCCAAAAAAGAAATACCTTACTACAGAAGAAAGATTGGCATTGTATTTCAGGATTTTAGACTTCTGCCAAACAAAACAGTATACGAAAATGTTGAATTTGCAATGCAAATAACAGGAGCACCTTCAAAGCTTATCAGAAGGCAGGTCCCTTTTGTACTGTCTCTTGTTGGGCTTGCGCACAAGGCAAAGTGTTACCCGCATGAGCTGTCCGGTGGTGAGCAGCAGCGGGTTGCCTTGGCGCGAGCAATTGTCAACAAGCCCACTTTACTGATTGCTGATGAGCCAACCGGGAATCTCGACCCTGATACCTCATGGGAGATAATGAAACTTTTGGAGGATATAAATAAAAGAGGAACAACAGTGCTGGTTGCAACACATGCAAAAGAAATTGTGGATAGCATGAGAAAAAGAGTTGTTGCAATTGACAGAGGTAAAATTGTTAAAGACCAACCCAAAGGAGTCTACAGCTATGAGGCTTCAGACGCTCAAGTACTTTTGCAAAGATGGATTTAA
- the ftsX gene encoding permease-like cell division protein FtsX, with product MRLQTLKYFCKDGFKNIFLNKTMAAASISIVVAALTVVGIFIAVGINLNYIAQQIEKTVDIRVILQKGQEDKVPVIEEFLRKNAYIRNFDYISPEMALEDFKKKLGKNSFLLEGLEKDNPLRGYFIVRPVKLEYTKDLAKQLEALEGVAQVYFPSQTVDRLKGIIRVLNVLCIALILGLYIIAIFIIANTIKITLFARRREISIMRYIGATNRFISGPFVVEGFIIGILGATFAYAIVLLIYHYSIKYLSETITFVDFVNISMYKYKILGLFILTGSTVGILGSIISLRRYLKV from the coding sequence ATGAGGCTTCAGACGCTCAAGTACTTTTGCAAAGATGGATTTAAGAATATATTTTTGAACAAAACTATGGCTGCTGCTTCTATTTCAATTGTGGTGGCAGCCTTAACTGTAGTTGGTATATTCATTGCAGTGGGGATCAATTTGAACTACATTGCTCAGCAAATAGAGAAAACTGTTGATATAAGAGTAATTCTTCAAAAAGGACAGGAAGATAAAGTTCCTGTAATTGAAGAGTTTTTAAGAAAGAATGCTTATATTCGAAATTTTGATTATATAAGTCCTGAGATGGCACTTGAAGATTTCAAAAAAAAGCTTGGGAAAAATTCCTTTCTTTTAGAAGGTCTTGAAAAGGATAATCCGTTGCGGGGCTATTTTATTGTAAGGCCTGTAAAGTTAGAATATACAAAGGATCTTGCAAAGCAGCTGGAAGCTTTAGAAGGAGTTGCACAGGTTTATTTCCCCTCTCAGACAGTTGATAGGTTAAAGGGGATAATAAGAGTACTCAATGTACTTTGTATAGCGTTAATTTTAGGACTGTACATAATAGCAATATTTATAATAGCAAATACCATAAAGATTACCCTTTTTGCAAGAAGAAGAGAAATTTCAATAATGCGATATATTGGTGCGACAAATAGGTTTATAAGTGGTCCTTTTGTAGTGGAAGGTTTTATAATTGGAATACTGGGAGCAACTTTTGCATATGCTATAGTGCTTCTGATATATCACTACTCGATAAAATATCTTTCAGAGACAATTACATTTGTAGACTTTGTCAATATTTCGATGTATAAATACAAGATATTGGGGCTGTTTATTTTAACTGGGAGTACGGTTGGTATTCTGGGCAGTATAATTTCTTTGAGAAGATATTTAAAAGTTTAG
- a CDS encoding murein hydrolase activator EnvC family protein — MFKKSSFLVLFLVFVLIFEVAVSDTLRDYQNKLKSVEKDKKVTQKKIVEIKNRQQQLLDQIDEIDKKIDRTKNQIEFLKNNILIVENKIKNTVKQLQIQQAKKEAYYQKFKDRIRAIYEMNNVSVSYVEILLDSKNLSDFFTRMYLFNDIIEYDKQILNEYTKTIEEIKKKKTELVLLKQDLNEKKKELEVNQYSLIAEQQEKKKLLTYLEKEQNRLEKILDELEEISNELSKKIKEILAKQKTKRIYSGGKLLWPVDGYYDITSYFGMRFHPILKKNKMHTGIDIGAPYNARVLAAADGDVILAGWISGYGKTIILDNGSGISTLYAHLSSINVSVGQKVKRGECIGNVGSTGYSTGPHLHFEVRINGDVVDPLNYLK, encoded by the coding sequence TTGTTTAAAAAGAGCAGTTTCTTAGTGCTGTTTTTGGTTTTTGTTTTAATTTTTGAAGTTGCTGTATCCGACACATTAAGGGATTATCAGAACAAGCTAAAGTCGGTTGAAAAGGACAAAAAGGTAACTCAGAAAAAGATTGTGGAAATAAAAAACAGGCAACAACAGCTGCTTGACCAAATAGATGAAATTGATAAAAAGATTGACAGAACAAAAAATCAGATTGAGTTTTTAAAGAACAATATTCTCATTGTGGAGAACAAAATTAAAAATACTGTAAAGCAGCTTCAAATTCAGCAAGCCAAAAAGGAGGCATATTATCAGAAGTTTAAAGATAGAATCAGGGCAATATATGAGATGAACAACGTCTCGGTTTCGTACGTAGAGATCTTGCTTGATTCAAAAAATCTTTCAGATTTTTTTACAAGAATGTATCTTTTTAACGATATAATTGAGTATGATAAGCAAATACTAAATGAGTATACTAAGACTATTGAGGAAATAAAAAAGAAAAAGACAGAGCTGGTTTTGCTAAAACAGGATTTAAATGAAAAAAAGAAAGAGCTTGAAGTAAATCAGTATTCACTTATTGCTGAGCAACAGGAAAAGAAGAAACTGTTGACTTACCTTGAAAAAGAACAGAACAGGTTGGAGAAGATACTTGATGAACTGGAAGAGATTTCTAATGAACTTTCTAAAAAGATAAAGGAAATCCTGGCAAAACAGAAAACAAAACGAATATATTCAGGTGGTAAACTTTTGTGGCCAGTTGATGGCTACTATGATATAACCTCCTATTTTGGAATGAGATTTCATCCTATTTTGAAGAAAAACAAGATGCACACAGGGATAGACATTGGTGCACCTTATAATGCAAGGGTTTTAGCAGCAGCTGATGGTGATGTGATTTTAGCCGGTTGGATTTCTGGATATGGAAAAACCATTATTTTGGACAATGGAAGTGGTATAAGTACGCTTTATGCGCATCTTTCCTCAATAAATGTTTCTGTTGGGCAAAAGGTGAAGAGAGGCGAATGCATAGGCAATGTAGGTTCAACGGGGTATTCAACAGGTCCACACCTTCATTTTGAAGTGAGAATAAACGGAGATGTTGTTGACCCATTGAATTATCTGAAATAA